One window of the Ictidomys tridecemlineatus isolate mIctTri1 chromosome 11, mIctTri1.hap1, whole genome shotgun sequence genome contains the following:
- the LOC101963108 gene encoding T-cell surface glycoprotein CD1a produces the protein MLFLLVPLLAALSSQEGIVEPVSFYLRQTSSFHNHSWMHLGSGWLGELQTHSWNSSSGTIIFLYPWSRGNISNKEWMDLERLYQSYFIEHQGFYLSQLMFKDPFDIQMAAGCERYSGKGFLGLKHVAIQGHDFVSFQNQTWSPSPKGGIKAQKACNILNLNQVLTHMAHRLLSDTCPRFTLGLLDAGKAHLQRQVKPEAWLSSGSSPGPGHLLLVCHVSGFYPKPVWVMWMQGDQEQQGTQRGDILPNGDGTWHLRATLDVAAGEAAGLACRVKHSSLGGQDLVLYWAPHRSLGLVLLAVIVALALLTGLGFWFRKRW, from the exons ATGCTGTTCCTGCTAGTTCCCTTGCTCGCTGCTCTCTCTTCCCAGGAGGGGATAGTG GAGCCTGTCTCCTTTTATCTCAGGCAGACGTCATCCTTTCACAACCATTCCTGGATGCATCTGGGCTCGGGCTGGTTGGGGGAGCTGCAGACTCACAGCTGGAACAGCAGCTCGGGTACCATCATTTTCCTGTATCCCTGGTCCAGGGGCAACATCAGTAATAAGGAGTGGATGGATCTGGAAAGGTTGTACCAGTCATACTTTATTGAACATCAAGGATTTTACCTTTCTCAATTAATGTTTAAAG ATCCCTTTGATATACAGATGGCTGCAGGCTGTGAACGGTACTCTGGGAAGGGCTTCCTAGGCTTGAAGCATGTAGCTATCCAAGGACATGACTTCGTGAGCTTCCAGAATCAAACATGGTCACCATCTCCCAAGGGTGGAATAAAGGCCCAGAAAGCCTGCAATATACTCAATCTGAACCAAGTCCTTACACATATGGCACATAGGCTCCTCAGTGACACCTGCCCCCGTTTCACCTTGGGTCTTCTTGATGCAGGGAAGGCTCATCTCCAACGACAAG TAAAGCCCGAGGCCTGGCTGTCCAGTGGCTCCAGTCCTGGGCCTGGCCATCTGCTGCTGGTGTGCCATGTGTCTGGATTCTACCCAAAGCCCGTGTGGGTGATGTGGATGCAAGGGGACCAGGAGCAGCAGGGCACTCAGAGAGGTGACATCCTGCCCAATGGTGATGGGACGTGGCATCTCCGAGCAACCCTGGATGTGGCAGCTGGGGAGGCGGCTGGCCTGGCCTGTAGGGTGAAGCACAGCAGCCTAGGAGGGCAGGACCTCGTCCTCTACTGGG CACCTCATAGATCCCTGGGCTTGGTCCTCTTGGCAGTGATAGTGGCCCTGGCTCTTCTGACAGGTCTTGGATTTTGGTTTAGGAAACGCTGGTGA